The following proteins are co-located in the Lagenorhynchus albirostris chromosome 2, mLagAlb1.1, whole genome shotgun sequence genome:
- the TMEM167B gene encoding protein kish-B, whose amino-acid sequence MTNVYSLDGILVFGLLFVCTCAYFKKVPRLKSWLLSEKKGVWGVFYKAAVIGTRLHAAVAIACVVMAFYVLFIK is encoded by the exons ATGACGAACG TGTACTCCTTGGATGGGATTCTGGTGTTTGGTTTGCTCTTTGTTTGCACCTGTGCCTACTTCAAGAAAGTACCTCGTCTCAAAAGCTGGCTGCTCTCAGAGAAGAAGGGAGTTTGGGGTGTGTTTTACAAAG CTGCTGTGATTGGAACTAGGCTGCATGCTGCTGTAGCAATCGCCTGCGTTGTAATGGCCTTCTACGTcctgtttataaaatga